In Citrus sinensis cultivar Valencia sweet orange chromosome 2, DVS_A1.0, whole genome shotgun sequence, a single genomic region encodes these proteins:
- the LOC107175477 gene encoding monothiol glutaredoxin-S10-like isoform X1 encodes MQVAKKAGLQMAKAMTLNSEASSSSSSSAAAAAAMKLEKTYEIVTHLASSNAVVLFSISGCCMCTVAKRLLFSLGVGPTIVELDHHVAGREIQAVLFQLSSNGQHQTVPAIFVGGKFLGGIETLMACHINGTLVPLLKDAGALWL; translated from the coding sequence ATGCAGGTTGCTAAGAAAGCCGGACTTCAAATGGCGAAAGCGATGACACTCAACAGCGAGGCctcatcgtcatcatcatcatcggcagcagcagcagcagcgaTGAAGCTTGAGAAGACCTACGAGATAGTGACCCACCTGGCCTCCAGCAACGCCGTCGTTTTGTTCAGCATAAGCGGTTGCTGCATGTGCACTGTAGCGAAGCGCCTCCTCTTCAGCCTTGGCGTTGGCCCCACCATCGTCGAGCTCGACCACCATGTTGCCGGACGTGAAATCCAGGCCGTCCTCTTCCAGCTCTCATCCAACGGCCAGCATCAGACTGTCCCGGCTATCTTTGTTGGTGGAAAGTTCCTTGGGGGGATTGAGACTCTCATGGCTTGCCATATCAATGGCACCTTGGTCCCTCTCCTCAAAGACGCCGGTGCCCTTTGGCTTTGA
- the LOC102620399 gene encoding probable inositol transporter 2: protein MEGAVHGGGTTDASAFRECFSLSWKNPYVLRLAFSAGIGGLLFGYDTGVISGALLYIRDDFKSVDRKTLLQESIVSMAVAGAIIGAAIGGWMNDRFGRRTSILVADFLFFVGAVIMAAAPNPGALITGRVFVGLGVGMASMTSPLYISEASPAKIRGALVSTNGFLITSGQFLSYLINLAFTRAPGTWRWMLGVAGIPALLQFILMLLLPESPRWLYRKGREEEAQAILRKVYPAHEVETEIRDLKESVDKEIEEEGSSEKINLVKLLKTRTVRRGLIAGVGLQVFQQFVGINTVMYYSPTIVQLSGFASNRTALLLSLVTSGLNAAGSIVSIYFIDRTGRKKLLVISLSGVILSLGVLSAVFHETTSHSPMVSAVETSHFSNLTCPDYSSAATADRWDCMKCLKASSPDCGFCASHSNKLFPGACLISNSTVKDLCHDESREWYTRGCPSKFGWLALVGLALYIIFFSPGMGTAPWIVNSEIYPLRFRGVCGGIAATANWISNLIVAQSFLSLTQAIGTSWTFLIFGVISVAALLFVLIFVPETKGLPIEEIEKMLELRALHFKFWEKRSLPDKSQSV from the exons ATGGAGGGAGCAGTACATGGAGGAGGGACGACAGATGCGTCAGCGTTTCGAGAATGCTTCTCTTTGTCTTGGAAAAATCCCTACGTTCTTCGACTTGCTTTCTCTGCTGGAATTGGCGGCCTTCTCTTTGGCTACGACActg GAGTCATATCAGGCGCGCTACTTTATATCAGAGATGACTTCAAATCCGTCGATAGAAAGACTTTACTGCAG GAAAGCATAGTTAGCATGGCTGTTGCTGGAGCAATCATTGGAGCTGCAATCGGTGGATGGATGAATGATCGCTTTGGAAGGAGAACTTCAATCCTTGTTGCAGATTTCCTGTTCTTCGTTGGTGCTGTGATCATGGCTGCTGCTCCTAACCCTGGTGCCCTTATCACTGGACGAGTATTTGTAGGACTTGGTGTGGGAATGGCATCAATGACATCCCCGCTCTACATCTCTGAAGCTTCTCCAGCTAAAATTCGTGGTGCTCTTGTTAGCACCAACGGCTTTCTTATCACCAGTGGCCAGTTCCTCTCTTACCTCATCAACTTGGCCTTCACCAGG gCACCAGGGACGTGGCGGTGGATGCTTGGAGTTGCTGGTATTCCAGCTCTGTTGCAGTTCATATTAATGCTGTTACTTCCGGAATCACCACGTTGGCTATATCGCAAg ggaagagaagaagaagcgCAAGCCATACTTAGGAAAGTATATCCTGCCCATGAAGTTGAAACAGAGATTCGGGATCTAAAAGAGTCGGTAGATAAAGAAATTGAGGAAGAAGGATCATCTGAGAAGATAAACTTAGTCAAATTACTGAAAACCCGAACCGTGAGAAGAGGATTAATTGCTGGTGTTGGCCTTCAGGTTTTCCAACAGTTTGTGGGCATAAACACAGTTATGTACTACAGCCCTACCATTGTTCAGCTGTCTGGTTTTGCATCGAACCGAACTGCACTCCTCCTTTCTCTTGTCACTTCTGGTCTCAACGCCGCTGGATCCATTGTGAGCATTTACTTCATAGACAGGACTGGAAGGAAGAAGCTTCTAGTCATCAGTTTGTCGGGTGTTATACTTTCATTGGGGGTTTTATCAGCTGTCTTCCACGAGACAACTTCCCACTCACCAATGGTTAGTGCTGTAGAAACGTCTCACTTCTCAAATCTCACCTGTCCGGATTATAGTTCAGCTGCAACTGCTGATAGGTGGGATTGTATGAAGTGTTTGAAGGCTTCATCTCCAGACTGTGGGTTCTGTGCTTCACATTCCAATAAG CTATTTCCTGGAGCATGTTTGATCTCAAATAGCACAGTGAAGGATCTCTGCCATGATGAGAGCAGGGAATGGTACACAAGGGGATGCCCGAGCAAATTTGGATGGCTCGCTCTGGTTGGCTTGGCACTCtacattatatttttctctccTGGAATGGGAACGGCGCCATGGATTGTGAATTCTGAGATCTATCCTTTACGTTTCCGAGGGGTATGTGGAGGAATAGCCGCCACTGCAAACTGGATATCTAACCTCATCGTGGCACAATCCTTCCTATCTTTGACACAGGCAATCGGAACATCCTGGACATTTCTGATATTTGGTGTAATTTCTGTTGCAGCCTTGCTCTTTGTACTGATTTTTGTTCCGGAAACTAAGGGACTTCCCATTGAGGAAATTGAAAAGATGCTGGAGCTAAGAGCTCTGCATTTCAAGTTCTGGGAGAAGAGATCCCTACCGGACAAGAGCCAATCTGtgtga
- the LOC102619758 gene encoding 50S ribosomal protein HLP, mitochondrial-like isoform X3, with amino-acid sequence MATSLSLKWPPGLGSLLSGLLTTSHEMASCNFLSQLQQRTFIQMRTVLKVADNSGVKTVMCIQPLKGKKVARLGDTIVVSVKEVMPNAKVKKGEVVKAVVVRAAMDHGRCDGSFVKFDDNAVVLIDKYHGFYLGK; translated from the exons ATGGCAACAAGTTTGTCTTTGAAATGGCCTCCTG GCCTTGGAAGCTTGTTGTCTGGTCTACTGACCACATCTCACGAGATGGCATCCTGCAATTTCTTGTCTCAGCTG CAGCAAAGAACTTTCATACAAATGAGGACTGTTTTAAAAGTTGCGGACAATTCAGGGGTGAAAACAGTGATGTGCATACAACCTCTAAAAGGGAAGAAAGTGGCAAGACTGGGGGACACGATTGTTGTATCTGTAAAGGAAGTTATGCCCAATGCTAAAGTGAAGAAAGGCGAGGTTGTGAAAGCTGTTGTTGTTCGTGCTGCCATGGATCATGGTCGTTGTGATGGAagttttgtcaaatttgatgACAATGCTGTTGTGCTTATTGACAAGTACCATGGTTTTTATTTAGGAAAATGA
- the LOC102619758 gene encoding 50S ribosomal protein HLP, mitochondrial-like isoform X4 codes for MATSLSLKWPPGLGSLLSGLLTTSHEMASCNFLSQLQRTFIQMRTVLKVADNSGVKTVMCIQPLKGKKVARLGDTIVVSVKEVMPNAKVKKGEVVKAVVVRAAMDHGRCDGSFVKFDDNAVVLIDKYHGFYLGK; via the exons ATGGCAACAAGTTTGTCTTTGAAATGGCCTCCTG GCCTTGGAAGCTTGTTGTCTGGTCTACTGACCACATCTCACGAGATGGCATCCTGCAATTTCTTGTCTCAGCTG CAAAGAACTTTCATACAAATGAGGACTGTTTTAAAAGTTGCGGACAATTCAGGGGTGAAAACAGTGATGTGCATACAACCTCTAAAAGGGAAGAAAGTGGCAAGACTGGGGGACACGATTGTTGTATCTGTAAAGGAAGTTATGCCCAATGCTAAAGTGAAGAAAGGCGAGGTTGTGAAAGCTGTTGTTGTTCGTGCTGCCATGGATCATGGTCGTTGTGATGGAagttttgtcaaatttgatgACAATGCTGTTGTGCTTATTGACAAGTACCATGGTTTTTATTTAGGAAAATGA
- the LOC107175477 gene encoding glutaredoxin-C9-like isoform X2, with protein sequence MAKAMTLNSEASSSSSSSAAAAAAMKLEKTYEIVTHLASSNAVVLFSISGCCMCTVAKRLLFSLGVGPTIVELDHHVAGREIQAVLFQLSSNGQHQTVPAIFVGGKFLGGIETLMACHINGTLVPLLKDAGALWL encoded by the coding sequence ATGGCGAAAGCGATGACACTCAACAGCGAGGCctcatcgtcatcatcatcatcggcagcagcagcagcagcgaTGAAGCTTGAGAAGACCTACGAGATAGTGACCCACCTGGCCTCCAGCAACGCCGTCGTTTTGTTCAGCATAAGCGGTTGCTGCATGTGCACTGTAGCGAAGCGCCTCCTCTTCAGCCTTGGCGTTGGCCCCACCATCGTCGAGCTCGACCACCATGTTGCCGGACGTGAAATCCAGGCCGTCCTCTTCCAGCTCTCATCCAACGGCCAGCATCAGACTGTCCCGGCTATCTTTGTTGGTGGAAAGTTCCTTGGGGGGATTGAGACTCTCATGGCTTGCCATATCAATGGCACCTTGGTCCCTCTCCTCAAAGACGCCGGTGCCCTTTGGCTTTGA
- the LOC102619758 gene encoding 50S ribosomal protein HLP, mitochondrial-like isoform X5 has translation MGSPLSLGLGSLLSGLLTTSHEMASCNFLSQLQQRTFIQMRTVLKVADNSGVKTVMCIQPLKGKKVARLGDTIVVSVKEVMPNAKVKKGEVVKAVVVRAAMDHGRCDGSFVKFDDNAVVLIDKYHGFYLGK, from the exons ATGGGCAGCCCATTAAGTTTAG GCCTTGGAAGCTTGTTGTCTGGTCTACTGACCACATCTCACGAGATGGCATCCTGCAATTTCTTGTCTCAGCTG CAGCAAAGAACTTTCATACAAATGAGGACTGTTTTAAAAGTTGCGGACAATTCAGGGGTGAAAACAGTGATGTGCATACAACCTCTAAAAGGGAAGAAAGTGGCAAGACTGGGGGACACGATTGTTGTATCTGTAAAGGAAGTTATGCCCAATGCTAAAGTGAAGAAAGGCGAGGTTGTGAAAGCTGTTGTTGTTCGTGCTGCCATGGATCATGGTCGTTGTGATGGAagttttgtcaaatttgatgACAATGCTGTTGTGCTTATTGACAAGTACCATGGTTTTTATTTAGGAAAATGA
- the LOC102619758 gene encoding 50S ribosomal protein HLP, mitochondrial-like isoform X6: MGSPLSLGLGSLLSGLLTTSHEMASCNFLSQLQRTFIQMRTVLKVADNSGVKTVMCIQPLKGKKVARLGDTIVVSVKEVMPNAKVKKGEVVKAVVVRAAMDHGRCDGSFVKFDDNAVVLIDKYHGFYLGK, encoded by the exons ATGGGCAGCCCATTAAGTTTAG GCCTTGGAAGCTTGTTGTCTGGTCTACTGACCACATCTCACGAGATGGCATCCTGCAATTTCTTGTCTCAGCTG CAAAGAACTTTCATACAAATGAGGACTGTTTTAAAAGTTGCGGACAATTCAGGGGTGAAAACAGTGATGTGCATACAACCTCTAAAAGGGAAGAAAGTGGCAAGACTGGGGGACACGATTGTTGTATCTGTAAAGGAAGTTATGCCCAATGCTAAAGTGAAGAAAGGCGAGGTTGTGAAAGCTGTTGTTGTTCGTGCTGCCATGGATCATGGTCGTTGTGATGGAagttttgtcaaatttgatgACAATGCTGTTGTGCTTATTGACAAGTACCATGGTTTTTATTTAGGAAAATGA
- the LOC102619048 gene encoding 50S ribosomal protein HLP, mitochondrial isoform X1 codes for MAASLASKWSRVILVGRSLLGGLGNNLSGLSSTSHEMASSNFLSQQQRTFIQMRTVLKVVDNSGAKTVMCIQPLKGRKVARLGDTIVASVKEAMPTGKVKKGQVVHAVVVRAAMQHGRFDGSEVRFDDNAVVLVNKAGEPTGTRVFGPVPHELRRKKHVSILTLAEHLA; via the exons ATGGCTGCAAGTTTGGCTTCAAAATGGTCTCGAG TAATACTAGTCGGACGGTCACTTCTTGGAGGCCTTGGAAACAACTTGTCTGGTTTGTCGAGCACATCTCATGAGATGGCATCCAGCAATTTCTTGTCTCAG CAGCAAAGGACTTTCATACAGATGAGGACTGTTCTAAAAGTTGTGGACAACTCTGGGGCAAAAACAGTGATGTGCATACAACCTCTAAAAGGGAGGAAAGTGGCGAGATTGGGGGACACAATTGTTGCATCGGTAAAGGAAGCTATGCCCACTGGTAAAGTGAAGAAAGGACAAGTTGTGCATGCCGTGGTTGTTCGTGCTGCCATGCAGCATGGGCGTTTCGATGGGAGTGAGGTGAGATTTGATGACAATGCTGTAGTACTTGTTAACAAGGCAGGCGAGCCAACTGGAACCAGAGTATTTGGGCCAGTCCCACATGAGCTGAGGAGGAAAAAGCATGTCAGTATCCTTACACTGGCAGAGCATTTGGCCTGA
- the LOC102619758 gene encoding 50S ribosomal protein HLP, mitochondrial-like isoform X1, whose protein sequence is MATSLSLKWPPVGRSFFGGLGSLLSGLLTTSHEMASCNFLSQLQQRTFIQMRTVLKVADNSGVKTVMCIQPLKGKKVARLGDTIVVSVKEVMPNAKVKKGEVVKAVVVRAAMDHGRCDGSFVKFDDNAVVLIDKYHGFYLGK, encoded by the exons ATGGCAACAAGTTTGTCTTTGAAATGGCCTCCTG TGGGACGTTCATTTTTTGGAGGCCTTGGAAGCTTGTTGTCTGGTCTACTGACCACATCTCACGAGATGGCATCCTGCAATTTCTTGTCTCAGCTG CAGCAAAGAACTTTCATACAAATGAGGACTGTTTTAAAAGTTGCGGACAATTCAGGGGTGAAAACAGTGATGTGCATACAACCTCTAAAAGGGAAGAAAGTGGCAAGACTGGGGGACACGATTGTTGTATCTGTAAAGGAAGTTATGCCCAATGCTAAAGTGAAGAAAGGCGAGGTTGTGAAAGCTGTTGTTGTTCGTGCTGCCATGGATCATGGTCGTTGTGATGGAagttttgtcaaatttgatgACAATGCTGTTGTGCTTATTGACAAGTACCATGGTTTTTATTTAGGAAAATGA
- the LOC102619048 gene encoding 50S ribosomal protein HLP, mitochondrial isoform X2 translates to MAASLASKWSRVILVGRSLLGGLGNNLSGLSSTSHEMASSNFLSQQRTFIQMRTVLKVVDNSGAKTVMCIQPLKGRKVARLGDTIVASVKEAMPTGKVKKGQVVHAVVVRAAMQHGRFDGSEVRFDDNAVVLVNKAGEPTGTRVFGPVPHELRRKKHVSILTLAEHLA, encoded by the exons ATGGCTGCAAGTTTGGCTTCAAAATGGTCTCGAG TAATACTAGTCGGACGGTCACTTCTTGGAGGCCTTGGAAACAACTTGTCTGGTTTGTCGAGCACATCTCATGAGATGGCATCCAGCAATTTCTTGTCTCAG CAAAGGACTTTCATACAGATGAGGACTGTTCTAAAAGTTGTGGACAACTCTGGGGCAAAAACAGTGATGTGCATACAACCTCTAAAAGGGAGGAAAGTGGCGAGATTGGGGGACACAATTGTTGCATCGGTAAAGGAAGCTATGCCCACTGGTAAAGTGAAGAAAGGACAAGTTGTGCATGCCGTGGTTGTTCGTGCTGCCATGCAGCATGGGCGTTTCGATGGGAGTGAGGTGAGATTTGATGACAATGCTGTAGTACTTGTTAACAAGGCAGGCGAGCCAACTGGAACCAGAGTATTTGGGCCAGTCCCACATGAGCTGAGGAGGAAAAAGCATGTCAGTATCCTTACACTGGCAGAGCATTTGGCCTGA
- the LOC102619758 gene encoding 50S ribosomal protein HLP, mitochondrial-like isoform X2 — MATSLSLKWPPVGRSFFGGLGSLLSGLLTTSHEMASCNFLSQLQRTFIQMRTVLKVADNSGVKTVMCIQPLKGKKVARLGDTIVVSVKEVMPNAKVKKGEVVKAVVVRAAMDHGRCDGSFVKFDDNAVVLIDKYHGFYLGK; from the exons ATGGCAACAAGTTTGTCTTTGAAATGGCCTCCTG TGGGACGTTCATTTTTTGGAGGCCTTGGAAGCTTGTTGTCTGGTCTACTGACCACATCTCACGAGATGGCATCCTGCAATTTCTTGTCTCAGCTG CAAAGAACTTTCATACAAATGAGGACTGTTTTAAAAGTTGCGGACAATTCAGGGGTGAAAACAGTGATGTGCATACAACCTCTAAAAGGGAAGAAAGTGGCAAGACTGGGGGACACGATTGTTGTATCTGTAAAGGAAGTTATGCCCAATGCTAAAGTGAAGAAAGGCGAGGTTGTGAAAGCTGTTGTTGTTCGTGCTGCCATGGATCATGGTCGTTGTGATGGAagttttgtcaaatttgatgACAATGCTGTTGTGCTTATTGACAAGTACCATGGTTTTTATTTAGGAAAATGA